GTGCGCAGAGCACCGTCTGGTACACTTCCCGCATCTCATCTGTCACGTGACCCACTGCCACGGTGCGGGTCATATCGGAGCAATAGCCGTGATAGACGCAGCCAAAATCCATGGTGACAAACTCGCCCGCCTGAATTAGCTTTTCTGAGGGCACACCGTGGGGAAGACTCCCATTCGGCCCAGACACCACAATGGGATCGAAGGACTTGTCCTCCGCTCCGTAGTGAAGCATCCGATACTGAATCCGGGCGGCGATCTCCTTCTCTGTGATCCCTGGCCGGATATCGTTCAAAATGTCCTCCAGCGCCCGCTCCGCGATCCGCTGGGCGGCGGTCAGCGCCTCCAGCTCCTCCGGGTCCTTCTGCGCCCGCAGCTTCCACAAAAGCTCTGTCGCCGGGACCAACTCGCAGGACAGCGCCTTCTGATAGCGCGCGTGTTCCTGCACCGTCATGCAGGCGTCCTCAAACCCCATGCGTCCGATGTGATCGCTGGACACCACTTCCGCCAGCAGGTCGGCATAGCCGTGCCCATGGCCGGTCTCCCGCAGCTGCGCGTTTTGAATGCAGCGTCCGGCCGCCTCCGTATAGCGGGCGTCCGTAAAGTAGTAATTTTTTTTGCGGGTGATGAGGGCTGCGCCATCGGTCCCCATCGAGTGAAAGCCCGTGGCGTAAAACCGGTTGGCCTCCCCAGTCAGCAGTATGGCGTCCAGGCCATACGACTCCAGCTGCACAGCAATTTTCTCAAAGTGATTCATCCATATTCTCCTTTCCCTGCATCTGTTCCAGCGCGGCCTTGACAAATCCGTAAAACAGCGGATGGGGGCGGTCGGGGCGGCTTTTGAACTCCGGGTGGAACTGCGCACCCACAAACCAGGGGTGCTGAGAAAGCTCCACAATCTCCACCAGCCGTCCGTCCGGAGACAGGCCGGACAGCACCATCCCCTGCTCCTGCATCTCACTGCGGCAGTCGTTTTGAAACTCAAACCGATGGCGGTGCCGCTCGGAGATTTCCGCCGTCCCATACAGCGCGCGGCTGCGTGTGTTTTCCGCCAGCACACAGGGATATTTTCCAAGACGCATAGTCCCGCCCTTATCTGTGATGTGCATCTGATCCGGCATTAAGGCAATGACAGGGTGCCGGGTCGTCTCGGAGAACTCAGCGGAGTTGGCGTCCGCCCACCCCAGCACATGTCTGGCGAACTCCACAACTGCCATCTGCATTCCCAGACAGATGCCGAAGAAGGGAACCCTCTGCTCCCGTGCGTATTGAATGGCGCGGATCATTCCCTCGATCCCCCGCTCTCCAAAGCCGCCGGGCACCAAAATCCCTCCGCAGCCTCTCAGAGATGCCTCCAGATTCTGCTCTGTCAGTTCCTCAGAGTCAATCCAGGCAATCTCCACTACGGCATCGTTAGCGGTGCCTGCGTGGTGCAGCGCCTCCACCACGGATAGATAGGCGTCGTGCAGCTGGGTGTACTTTCCCACCAGTGCGATGCGGACATGCCTGTGAGCCTCCTTTTCCCGCCGGACCATGGCACTCCACTCCCGCAGGTCCGGCTGGTAGGTGATCAGGCCCAGCTTCCTGCAAACCACCTCGTCCAGCCCCTCCTTTGCCATCAGCAGCGGCACTTCATAGAGTGTCTCAGCTGTGGCATTTTGAATCACGCAGTCCGGCTGTACGTTGCAGAAAAGGGCGATCTTTCTGCGGACCTCCTCAGTCATGGGTGCGTCACAGCGGCACACCAGGATATCCGGTTGAATACCCAGACTCAGCAGCTCCTTGACCGAGTGTTGGGTGGGCTTTGATTTCAGCTCCCCGGTTCCGGGGACCTGAACAATCAAGGGCACATGGATAAACAGCACGTCTCCGTGCGGCCGCTCCGCCGCCACCTGACGGATGGCCTCCAAAAAGGGCTGAGACTCAATATCCCCTACGGTTCCGCCCACCTCTGTAATGACAACATCCACATCCTCGGCGGCCATGGCATAGACCCGGCTTTTGATTTCATTGGTGATATGGGGAATGATTTGCACGGTTGCCCCTAGGTAATCTCCCCGCCGCTCCCGGTTCAGCACGGACCAGTAAATTTTCCCAGAGGAGATTGAGGAATTGCCGGACAGGTCCTCATCCACAAACCGCTCATAATGGCCCAGGTCCAGATCTGTCTCCGCCCCATCGTCTGTGACAAAGACCTCTCCATGCTGATAGGGACTCATCGTTCCCGGGTCCACATTGATATAGGGATCAAATTTCTGGTTGCGCACTCGGACACCCCGCTGCTTCAGAAGCCTCCCCAGGGATGCCGCGCAGATTCCCTTCCCCAGGCCGGACACCACGCCGCCGGTAATGAATACGAACTTTGTTGACATCATCCTTCCCTCCTCCTATAAAAATACTATTTTTAGATGCAACGACCGTATCTCTGGCCCAAAAACAAGAAAAAGCCCAGCCGGACTCCTTTTGCGGCTAAAAGTCCCTGTCTTTTTCGGGACTTTCAGCTGCGATCCGCGGGCTTGTCTGTTCGATTTTCGCGCTTGCGGTTTGCACCGCAAATCGCTGCTCAAAGTATTCCAAAAATACTTTCCTACTATAACACTGCGTTTTTTCCTTGTCAATGCCCCCTTTCCATCTGGACCCAATTTTTTAGCCGCCCTTGGGGAAGTCGGCAAGCCGCTCTGGAATTACGGCAGTTCTCCCCCCCCTATTTTGATAGCTAGAGGCCAAAGTTCCCCCTCTGATTTTGTAAAAAACGCCGGTTGACTTTACCTGTTTAAAGTTATATATTGAAAAAGTGATTTGAGGCGGCTGTGAAGTACAGATTTTTTTATCCCGCCAGTTTTCCCCTTGACCGGCATTCTGTTCTTCTTTATCTGGCCCGGCAGATCACATTGCCACATAAAAAGCGGCCTGCCCGAGCTGCCGTTTTTAATCAAGATCCTGCAAGTTTGAAAGTATGGAGGAAACGATCATGATGAAAAAGAAGTTCCTTGCTCTGCTTCTCTCCGGCGTCATGGCCCTGAGCCTGGCTGCCTGCGGCGGTTCTCAGGATGATGCCGTGAGTGACGACAACACCGATGATACTACCGCTGACGGCAAGACCTATACGGTCGGTATCATCCAGCAACAGCAGCACGTGGCACTGGACGCCGCCACAGAAGGCTTTCAGGATGCCCTGAAGGAGCTGTTGGGTGACAGCGTTACTTTTGATCCTCAGAATGCCTCTGGTGATTCTGCAAACTGCTCCACGATTGTGGGCGGTTTTGTCTCCGCAGGCGTGGATCTGATCATGGCAAACGGCACCACCGCTCTGCAGGCTGCCATGGCTGCCACTGAAGAAATTCCCATTTTGGGCACCTCTATTACGGAGTACGGCGTGGCTCTGGGCATCGACGGCTTTACCGGCACCACCGGCACCAATATCTCCGGCACCTCTGATCTGGCTCCTCTGGATCAGCAGGCCGCCATGGTGCAGGAATGGTTCCCGGATGCCGGCACAGTAGGACTGCTGTACTGCTCCGCGGAGCCTAACAGCAAATACCAGGTGGATACTGTCCAGGGATATCTGGAGGAGATGGGTTATACCTGCAAGCAGTTCTCCTTCTCCGACTCCAACGACCTCTCGGCCGTTGCCACCACCGCCTGTGCGGAGAGCGATGTCCTTTATGTCCCCACGGACAACACCGCCGCCAACAATTCTGAGCTGATCGGCAATATCTCTCTGGATTCCGGCACGCCTGTGATTGCTGGTGAGGAGGGTATCTGCAAAGGCTGCGGCGTTGCGACGCTGACCATCAGCTACTATGACATTGGCTACAAAACCGGCGAAATGGCCTATGAGATTCTGGTAAACGGCGCCAATCCCGCCGAGATGCCGATTGAGTATGCCCCGCAGTTCACCGCCAAGTACAATCCCACCATGTGTGAGGCCCTGGGCTTGACCGCGCCCGACGGCTATGAGGCTGTGACGGAATAATCAGCAGAGGAGAAATCCCTGTAAAAAGAGGTGGAAAAGGGCTTCCCTTTTCCACCTCTTTTTGCTATACTATTGAAGTCTATAGCCATTTTTATTATCATATCCAGGGAATTGGGAGGCGTTTCATTTTGAACATCATGCACTTGGTCAACGCCCTGCCGGGCGTGGCCGCTCTGGGCCTTATCTGGGGCATCATGGCCATCGGCGTCTATATCACGTATCGGATTTTGGATGTGGCCGATCTGACGGTGGATGGCACCATGGCCACTGGCGGCGCCACCTTTATCATGCTGACCATGGCGGGCGTTCCCCTGCCTGCTGCCCTGCTGGGGGCTTTTCTTGCAGGGATGCTGGCGGGGCTTGTCACGGGGTTATTCCACACCGCCTGCGGTATTCCGGCAATTCTGGCCGGCATTTTAACCCAGTTGGCGCTGTACTCTGTCAATCTGCGGATCATGGGACAGGCCAACCGCCCGATCAGCTCCCGGCAGTATACCTTGCTGGTGGACCAGCAGAGTGTGCGCAGCCTCAGCCTTGAGAATCCCATCTTCACAGTTGCCATTTTTGTGATTATGATCATTGCCCTGCTCTACTGGTTTTTCGGCACAGAGCTGGGTTCCTCCCTGCGTTCCACCGGCTCTAATCCCAATATGTCCCGGGCTCAGGGGATCAACACCAATTTTACCACGGTTTTGGGCCTGATGCTCTCCAACGGTCTGGTGGCTCTCTCCTCTGCGCTTCTGGCTCAATACCAGGGGTTTGCCGACGTCAATATGGGCCGGGGGGCCATTGTCATTGGTCTTGCCGCCGTGATTATCGGTGAGGTGATTTTCGGCAAGCTCTTCCACAACTTTGCCTTGAAGCTGTTAACGGTGGTGTTTGGCGCCATGCTCTACTACCTGGTGTATCAGGTGGTGATCTGGCTGGGTCTGAATACTGATGACATGAAGCTGATCACCGCTCTGATTGTGGCTGTCTTTTTGGCGCTGCCCTACTGGAAGGGAAAATACTTCCGTGTCAAACCTGCCAAGAGTCTGTCAAAGCCGGAGTCCAAGCTGGAAGGGGGCGACCACAATGCTTGAAGTCAAACAGATCTGGAAAACCTTTAATGCTGGGACCGTCAATGAAAAGCAGGCTCTGCGGGGCATCAGCCTAACGCTGAATGACGGAGATTTCTGCACAGTCATTGGCGGCAATGGCGCCGGAAAATCCACCCTGCTCAACGCCGTGGCCGGGACCTTCCCTGTGGACGCTGGGAGCATCTCTCTAGGCGGCGTGGATGTCACCAAGCTGCCGGAGCACAAGCGGGCGCAGTATATTGGCCGAGTTTTTCAGGACCCTATGCTGGGAACCGCTCCCACCATGCAGATTGAGGAGAACCTGGCGCTGGCCGCCCGCCGCGGAAAGAGCCGTGGCCTACGCTGGGGAATTACCAAAACAGAGCGGGAGGACTATATCCAGCGCCTGAAAATTTTGGACTTGGGGTTGGAGGAACGGCTCACCAGCAAGGTGGGGCTGCTCTCCGGCGGCCAGCGGCAGGCCCTCACGCTGCTGATGGCCACATTGATCAAGCCCCAGCTGCTCCTGCTGGACGAGCATACTGCCGCCCTGGACCCCAAGACCGCCGCTAAGGTGCTGGATGCCACAGACCGTCTGGTTGCCAAGGATCACCTAACCACACTGATGATTACCCACAACATGAAGGATGCCATCTCCCACGGCAACCGGCTTATCATGATGTATGAAGGGCGAATTGTCATTGACGTGTCCGGCGAGGAGAAAAAGAAGCTGACGGTTCCACAGCTTCTGGATCTGTTCAGCAAGGTCAGCGGAAGCGATGAGGCTGACGATAAGCTGCTGCTTTCCTGATATCATGGGGCGGAGCAGAGTGTGCGCCCTCTTTTTTGGAGGTATCTGATGAAACTTGTCACCTTTTTGTATCAAGGACGGGAGATTCCTGGCATTCTAGAGCATGATACCGTCCGTCCTCTGCCCTGTGCCAGCATGCAGGCCCTGATTGAGTCCGGCACCGTCCCGGAGCCAGCCGGTGAATGGCTGCCCCTTTCCATGGTAACCCTGCTTGCTCCGATCCCGCATCCTCGGCAGGATATCATCTGTCTGGGAATCAATTACCGTGATCATGCGGAGGAGGCGGCCCGTTTCAGCGGCGATGCCTTTCGGAAGGAGCGGCCGATCCCCATCTATTTCTCCAAGCGGGTGGCGGAAGCCGTGCCGCCTAACGGCTGGATTAATAGCCACCCTGGCCTTGTGGAGCAACTTGATTACGAGGCGGAGCTGGCGGTTGTGATCGGCAGGACCGCCAAGGATGTCCCTGCCAACCAGGCTGGCGAGTATATCTTTGGCTATACAATCCTCAACGACGTATCCGCACGGGTTCTGCAAACCGCTCATAAGCAGTGGTATTTCGGCAAGGGGCTGGACGGCTTCACTCCGATGGGCCCCTGGATTACAACTGCCGATGAAGTTGCCTTTCCGCCAGCCCTGGCAATCTCCTCCAAAGTCAACGGCGAGCTTCGCCAGCATTCCAACACCAGCCTCTTGATGACCGGCATTGCCGAGATCATTGAGGAGCTCTCCTCCGGTATTACCTTGTTGCCGGGCACAATCATTGCGACCGGTACTCCCGCCGGTGTGGGCATGGGCTTTGACCCCCCCAAATTTTTAAAAAGCGGTGATGTTGTGGAATGTACCATAGAGGGCATCGGCACTCTGTGTAACACAGTCCGCTGACAACGGCCGGGAGGATGCAAAAAAAGTTCCGCATCTATGCAGCGCTGCCTTCTGCGGCAAACAAAATCCTCTCCAACAGGGAATCCTGTTGGAGAGGATTTAATCATTCAGTAGCCAATAATGAGTCCCTTTTCCATGGCGTAAAAGCTGGTCAGTCCCCGGCAGGAGATGATCTCCACACTCTTCACCGGCAGGTCTGTCAGGATCTGCTCCTTCAGCTTCCCCGCACCCTTCATGTTCTCGCAGTGAGAAATCACCACCTCGGCACCGGCGCAGTCTTTGCTGGCGGCCATCAGCGCGGTGATGGCCTTCCAGGTCTTCGCCTCTCCCCGCGCCTTGTCCGCCACATGAATCGTCCCCTGCGGCGTTGCGTCCGCAATCACATGAATGCCGAGGGATCGAAGCAGTGTGCCCACCAGCGGGCGCATTCGGCCGTTTTTAATCAGGTTGTCAAAATTCTCCAGGGTAAAGCAGGTC
This genomic window from Pusillibacter faecalis contains:
- a CDS encoding M24 family metallopeptidase; the encoded protein is MNHFEKIAVQLESYGLDAILLTGEANRFYATGFHSMGTDGAALITRKKNYYFTDARYTEAAGRCIQNAQLRETGHGHGYADLLAEVVSSDHIGRMGFEDACMTVQEHARYQKALSCELVPATELLWKLRAQKDPEELEALTAAQRIAERALEDILNDIRPGITEKEIAARIQYRMLHYGAEDKSFDPIVVSGPNGSLPHGVPSEKLIQAGEFVTMDFGCVYHGYCSDMTRTVAVGHVTDEMREVYQTVLCAQKAGIATARAGATGREVDAAARAVIDAAGYGEYFGHSFGHGVGVEIHESPNASQLNDKPLPERAVISAEPGIYLPGKMGVRIEDVLFLTQDGCQNLTKAPKELLVL
- a CDS encoding CTP synthase — its product is MSTKFVFITGGVVSGLGKGICAASLGRLLKQRGVRVRNQKFDPYINVDPGTMSPYQHGEVFVTDDGAETDLDLGHYERFVDEDLSGNSSISSGKIYWSVLNRERRGDYLGATVQIIPHITNEIKSRVYAMAAEDVDVVITEVGGTVGDIESQPFLEAIRQVAAERPHGDVLFIHVPLIVQVPGTGELKSKPTQHSVKELLSLGIQPDILVCRCDAPMTEEVRRKIALFCNVQPDCVIQNATAETLYEVPLLMAKEGLDEVVCRKLGLITYQPDLREWSAMVRREKEAHRHVRIALVGKYTQLHDAYLSVVEALHHAGTANDAVVEIAWIDSEELTEQNLEASLRGCGGILVPGGFGERGIEGMIRAIQYAREQRVPFFGICLGMQMAVVEFARHVLGWADANSAEFSETTRHPVIALMPDQMHITDKGGTMRLGKYPCVLAENTRSRALYGTAEISERHRHRFEFQNDCRSEMQEQGMVLSGLSPDGRLVEIVELSQHPWFVGAQFHPEFKSRPDRPHPLFYGFVKAALEQMQGKENMDESL
- a CDS encoding ABC transporter substrate-binding protein, yielding MKKKFLALLLSGVMALSLAACGGSQDDAVSDDNTDDTTADGKTYTVGIIQQQQHVALDAATEGFQDALKELLGDSVTFDPQNASGDSANCSTIVGGFVSAGVDLIMANGTTALQAAMAATEEIPILGTSITEYGVALGIDGFTGTTGTNISGTSDLAPLDQQAAMVQEWFPDAGTVGLLYCSAEPNSKYQVDTVQGYLEEMGYTCKQFSFSDSNDLSAVATTACAESDVLYVPTDNTAANNSELIGNISLDSGTPVIAGEEGICKGCGVATLTISYYDIGYKTGEMAYEILVNGANPAEMPIEYAPQFTAKYNPTMCEALGLTAPDGYEAVTE
- a CDS encoding ABC transporter permease; amino-acid sequence: MHLVNALPGVAALGLIWGIMAIGVYITYRILDVADLTVDGTMATGGATFIMLTMAGVPLPAALLGAFLAGMLAGLVTGLFHTACGIPAILAGILTQLALYSVNLRIMGQANRPISSRQYTLLVDQQSVRSLSLENPIFTVAIFVIMIIALLYWFFGTELGSSLRSTGSNPNMSRAQGINTNFTTVLGLMLSNGLVALSSALLAQYQGFADVNMGRGAIVIGLAAVIIGEVIFGKLFHNFALKLLTVVFGAMLYYLVYQVVIWLGLNTDDMKLITALIVAVFLALPYWKGKYFRVKPAKSLSKPESKLEGGDHNA
- a CDS encoding ABC transporter ATP-binding protein, producing MLEVKQIWKTFNAGTVNEKQALRGISLTLNDGDFCTVIGGNGAGKSTLLNAVAGTFPVDAGSISLGGVDVTKLPEHKRAQYIGRVFQDPMLGTAPTMQIEENLALAARRGKSRGLRWGITKTEREDYIQRLKILDLGLEERLTSKVGLLSGGQRQALTLLMATLIKPQLLLLDEHTAALDPKTAAKVLDATDRLVAKDHLTTLMITHNMKDAISHGNRLIMMYEGRIVIDVSGEEKKKLTVPQLLDLFSKVSGSDEADDKLLLS
- a CDS encoding fumarylacetoacetate hydrolase family protein; the protein is MKLVTFLYQGREIPGILEHDTVRPLPCASMQALIESGTVPEPAGEWLPLSMVTLLAPIPHPRQDIICLGINYRDHAEEAARFSGDAFRKERPIPIYFSKRVAEAVPPNGWINSHPGLVEQLDYEAELAVVIGRTAKDVPANQAGEYIFGYTILNDVSARVLQTAHKQWYFGKGLDGFTPMGPWITTADEVAFPPALAISSKVNGELRQHSNTSLLMTGIAEIIEELSSGITLLPGTIIATGTPAGVGMGFDPPKFLKSGDVVECTIEGIGTLCNTVR